TCGTTATTATCCGGACAAGGTCGATTACGAAGTTTCATCTCAAACCGGCATCGGGCTTGATGCACTGCTTCATGCAATCATCAGCAAGCTGATTCCACAGGAACCAGTGCCTGGGCAGGTATTACCGCTAACTCTTGCCCATTTGGAAGAGCTTCGCTGTCTTGACCAGCTTTTGTCAGAATCACAGTCTCTTTAGTTCCAGAACCCTTGCTCCAAAACTCGTTTAGTGCATAGAATCGTGTATTGCTATTGTTGGAGTGTGAATGCCATGCGATTTGCCCTGGCGACGGTTCTGAATCTGTTTCTGATGTCGGCATTATTAGCCACGGACAAAAGCACCGGACAAGTCGTGTTTACTCCACAGGAAGATCAATCCAACATCCCCGAAGCATATCGCCTGGATGCCCATGAATTTCCCTACGAGATGAACCTGAAGAAATCCTTCGACAAGGAAGGCTATCAGCTGTTCGAAGTCCGTTTCCCCTCCGCGGTAACCACGAAGTTTCCTGAAAACAATACCGTCCATTGCCAGTGGTACAAGCCTCTGGGCAATGGCCCGTTTCCCACCGCCGTGGTTCTCGATATTCTGGGAGGCGATCAGTCACTGGCACGGGTTCAGTCAGCCTATCTGGTTCGCAAGGGAATCGCCTGCCTGTTCGTGCAGATGGCCTACTACGGTCCTCGTCGGCCTGCTAACAGCAAAGTGCGTCTGCTGATGCCTGACGTTGATCACTCGCTGGCTGCAGTCCGCCAGACAGTGCTCGATATTCGACGTGCAAGCGCCTGGCTCGCCAGCCGACCTGAAGTGGATAAGCAAAGGCTCGGCGTCATCGGCACGTCGCTTGGTTCCTTCATGGGGACATTGACAGCAGAAATGGAACCACGCTTCAAGAAGGTAGCCATCGTGCTGGGTGGCGGAGGCGTCGTCGATGCCTTCTACGATCACCCTAAAGGTGCAGCCATCCGCCTGCTCTGGGAATCGCTGGGTGGCACCAAGGAAAAGCTGAAAAACCTGATTGCTGTAGCTGACCCGATCACCTGTGCAGCAAATCTGAAGGATCGGCAAGTCATCATGATTGCAGCCAGCAAGGACGAAATTGTTCCACCCTCAGCCTGCAAGAAGATGTGGGAAGCCTTGGGGCAACCCAAAATTGTCTGGTACGACGCCGGCCATTACACCGCGGTCTACTTCATTTATGATGCATTACAGCATGTGATCGCCCACTTCAAAAACTGACACGCAACACTGTGGGACACGTTTCCAACGTGTCATCGGGGATGATTCGCCAGGACATCGCAAGCCGCTGGCACGATACAATCGTGCCCCACGATATTGTGGAACAGGATTCCAATCCTGTTCGCAGTGACAATACGCTGTCACCGCTCGCCGCTGTCAAGATTGGAATCTTGACCCACAACAGAGTGCAAGAAGTCCAAATCGACTGACAGCCCGTGACGCCAGCCAGGGTTGGCCTGCGCGGCGACTTAACGCAATCAACACCGGTCGCAACATACGCCAAGCGATTGCAGATTTCCCCAGGTCGGGTGGCACTGAACTGCTGTACTCGGCAGATCAGTGCGGGACCACAAATGTTCACAGTTAGTGAGACTTGGAAAGAGTGTATTTTTAAAAAAAATAACCCATTTAGCCCCCGGCTCTTTAAGCCGGGGGGGGTCGCGCGATGTTGAATGTTCATCTCGATATCACTCCCTCGCGAACAGATTTCACCACCGCGCGATCCCGCCCCCGGCCTGAAGGGCCGGGGGCTAAATGGGATCACGCCCAACTGTCTCAGATCGTCTCAAATTACCGCAGATACTTTACAACCAACGCTCCGAAAAGTTACGCTGTGGGTTTGTGTACAAACGTCCATGTTGGAGCGTCACCATGCAGACACCGCAGCAAATGAAGGAGAAGATGGCCAAGCAGGCCAAGCTTGG
The DNA window shown above is from Planctomycetia bacterium and carries:
- a CDS encoding alpha/beta hydrolase family protein, which gives rise to MRFALATVLNLFLMSALLATDKSTGQVVFTPQEDQSNIPEAYRLDAHEFPYEMNLKKSFDKEGYQLFEVRFPSAVTTKFPENNTVHCQWYKPLGNGPFPTAVVLDILGGDQSLARVQSAYLVRKGIACLFVQMAYYGPRRPANSKVRLLMPDVDHSLAAVRQTVLDIRRASAWLASRPEVDKQRLGVIGTSLGSFMGTLTAEMEPRFKKVAIVLGGGGVVDAFYDHPKGAAIRLLWESLGGTKEKLKNLIAVADPITCAANLKDRQVIMIAASKDEIVPPSACKKMWEALGQPKIVWYDAGHYTAVYFIYDALQHVIAHFKN